From one Culex quinquefasciatus strain JHB chromosome 3, VPISU_Cqui_1.0_pri_paternal, whole genome shotgun sequence genomic stretch:
- the LOC6045542 gene encoding pyrroline-5-carboxylate reductase 3: MQLKSACGALLKMGFLGGGKTAQAMAQGFISAGLVDGKNLRASFSPQDEANMVAFRGLGAQTFTENLPVVQDSQVVFITVKPWIVPLVLDSVKSISGGKLFISVAMGLKLADLEQSLVPEARVIRVMPNIPTLVRAGAAVFVRGKKATEQDCALTQTLFESVGTCDEVTEALIDPITALSGSGPGYVFAMIEAMADGAVKMGLSRDLAYKLAAQTVMGAGKMVRETGIHPGQLKDDVASPGGSTIHGLSFLEKNAFRYIVAGAIEAATNRCREFSTEK, from the exons ATGCAGCTGAAAAGTGCCTGCGGAGCGTTGCTGAAGATGGGCTTCCTGGGCGGTGGCAAAACCGCCCAAGCCATGGCCCAGGGTTTTATATCGGCCG GTCTGGTTGACGGGAAGAATCTCCGCGCGAGCTTCAGTCCGCAAGACGAGGCCAACATGGTGGCGTTCCGCGGACTTGGCGCGCAGACGTTTACGGAGAATCTCCCGGTGGTGCAGGACTCGCAGGTGGTGTTCATTACGGTGAAGCCGTGGATTGTACCCTTGGTGTTGGACAGCGTCAAGTCGATTAGCGGAGGCAAGCTGTTCATTTCGGTTGCGATGGGACTGAAATTGGCGGATTTGGAGCAGTCACTCGTTCCGGAAGCTCGCGTGATTCGAGTTATGCCAAACATTCCTACGTTGGTCCGCGCTGGGGCTGCGGTGTTTGTTCGGGGCAAGAAAGCTACCGAGCAGGACTGCGCGTTGACACAGACGCTGTTCGAATCGGTTGGAACCTGTGACGAAGTTACGGAAGCGTTGATTGATCCCATTACGGCACTGTCGGGAAGCGGTCCCGGGTACGTGTTTGCCATGATTGAGGCGATGGCCGACGGAGCGGTCAAGATGGGACTGTCGCGAGACTTGGCGTACAAGCTGGCCGCCCAAACGGTGATGGGAGCCGGCAAGATGGTCCGAGAAACTGGAATCCATCCCGGACAGCTGAAGGATGACGTGGCTAGTCCTGGTGGGTCGACGATCCACGGATTGTCCTTTCTGGAGAAGAATG CGTTCCGCTACATCGTGGCCGGTGCCATCGAGGCGGCCACCAACAGGTGTCGGGAGTTTTCCACGGAGAAATGA